From a region of the Streptomyces venezuelae genome:
- a CDS encoding JmjC domain-containing protein, translated as MTVTPHSVHRLDEVDRLAIRAGAVPDGLVSLVDAADGTAVERAAERLGLVLGDTVVSGLGQPCEAPALGRNAGTGLLPGRAEFERWLTAEPRLIAGPGTGANADMELRDADGKLPGEHFGNQLEPDSDTFQMDIHRVRRALESGVTLGVRQFDRWYGALAALMDDVVAVSGADVFTKLFISAGTTSVTGWHSDRQDVIALMLWGSKRFQLGSWDTPEGGPASRIVLDEVLKPGDCLLFPEGHPHQAVPLGDDSGLLSIALLRHHNWISRNQVPAHLGVAEFPPNEGTYRRLLRSRLPLAADPVQPTDGTHLRTRIPGGIELLGTTPDGRVAFAAAGGVFAADPGTVGLLAAVHMSFPVGLAEAAARSGERQASVERCRSLIEAGLVIALP; from the coding sequence ATGACCGTGACGCCTCACTCCGTGCATCGACTGGACGAAGTCGACCGACTGGCCATCCGCGCGGGCGCCGTTCCCGACGGCCTCGTGTCCCTCGTCGACGCGGCCGACGGCACTGCCGTCGAGCGAGCCGCCGAGCGCCTCGGCCTCGTCCTGGGGGACACCGTGGTGTCGGGCCTCGGTCAGCCCTGCGAAGCCCCGGCCCTCGGAAGGAACGCCGGAACCGGTCTGCTGCCCGGCCGCGCCGAGTTCGAGCGCTGGCTCACGGCGGAGCCACGGCTGATCGCCGGACCCGGTACGGGAGCCAACGCGGACATGGAGCTCCGTGACGCCGACGGGAAGCTGCCCGGCGAGCACTTCGGCAACCAGCTGGAACCGGACTCCGACACCTTCCAGATGGACATCCACCGCGTCAGGCGGGCGCTGGAGTCGGGAGTCACTCTCGGAGTCCGGCAGTTCGACCGCTGGTACGGGGCCCTGGCAGCACTGATGGACGACGTCGTCGCCGTGTCCGGGGCCGACGTGTTCACCAAGCTCTTCATCTCCGCCGGCACGACCAGCGTCACCGGATGGCACTCCGACCGCCAGGACGTCATCGCCCTGATGCTCTGGGGCAGCAAGCGTTTCCAGCTGGGGAGCTGGGACACCCCGGAGGGCGGACCTGCCTCCCGGATCGTCCTCGACGAGGTGCTGAAGCCCGGGGACTGCCTGCTCTTCCCCGAGGGACATCCCCACCAGGCGGTCCCGCTCGGCGATGACAGCGGGCTCCTCTCCATCGCACTCCTGCGGCACCACAACTGGATCTCCCGGAACCAGGTACCGGCCCATCTCGGGGTGGCCGAGTTCCCGCCGAACGAGGGGACCTACCGCCGGCTGCTGCGGTCACGGCTCCCGCTCGCGGCGGATCCGGTGCAGCCGACCGACGGGACGCACCTGCGCACACGGATACCCGGAGGAATCGAACTGCTCGGCACCACCCCGGACGGCCGGGTCGCGTTCGCCGCTGCCGGCGGTGTCTTCGCCGCGGACCCGGGCACGGTGGGTCTCCTCGCCGCCGTGCACATGTCGTTCCCGGTCGGGCTCGCCGAGGCGGCCGCACGGTCCGGGGAGCGGCAGGCCTCGGTCGAGCGGTGCCGTTCCCTGATCGAGGCGGGGCTGGTGATCGCCCTCCCGTAG